The genomic interval TGTGTTTGACAACCACCATCCTGAAGGATTACCTAAACTGCAATGGTTAGCAAATCTTCAGTTTCACAATAAAATGATGTTGGGGTGGGAATTTCAGATTACGGAAGAAGTTTTTTAAGGAGGTTCGGATGACAAATATCAAGCCTGGTTTTCTTGATGCTAAGTCCGAGTACCTTTACGACTTACTTGCAAGGATTAAGCAACGACCAGGGATGTATATGGGTAAACCTTCTATTACTCGTCTAAATTCCTTCCTGGATGGTTACATGAGTGCAAGGATAGAACTAGGGTTATCTCCTACCCAGCAAGAACAAGAGTTTAATGGGTTTCAAGATTGGATTCAGGAGCGATTCAAGATTGAATCCTCTCACGGTTGGGCAAGTATCATACTTTTCTATTCTGCGGATGAGAAAGCTGCATTAGAATACTTTTTTGAGCTGCTAGACAGCTTTCGACGTGGAGACCCTGCCGATCTCAATCAGATTTGGCAAGAAAATGCTTCTGGATCAACCCTGCCGTTGACCCAGGAAACTGCATCTCTCGCCGATTGAGCCTTGGGTGAAACTTTTACAACAAAATGAGTCCCTGACGGGCACCGAGAATCACCGCTTCGGTGCGGCTGGAGGCATTGAGCTTACTGAAAATGGAACCAATGTGGAATTTGACGGTGTGTTCAGAAATGCTGAGGCGACGGGCGATCGCTTTATTTCCCAAGCCCTCTGCTAACATCCCCAGGACTTCAATTTCACGGGCAGTGAGTGCTTGCTGGGGGTCAACAGGCAATGCAGGCGCGGTAGTGGCAGGCAAATTAGCAAGGAGTGCTGCAACCAGATCGGGATGCAGCACCGTGAGTCCGATCGCCGCTGCCTGAATTGCTTCGACAATTTCAGTTGCCGTTGCATCGGCGGGCAATATGCCGCGCACCCCTAGCCGCAGTGCTTCTGTCACCGTTGCCTGTTGCCAGTCATCCACGAGCGCTACCAAAGCGGGGGAAGCAGAGACGCGAAATGCTTCCGATGGGGTGTTAGTGTCGGGTGCCGAGTCCATTGGACGGATCATTGCGTCTCCGTCCAGGTTGGGGTTCAGCAGCGGCAGGGTGCGATCGCTGGCTGCCTCCCACTCCAGCAAAACCACATCAGGTTGAAGTTGCTCCATCTGTTGCGCCAAGGATTCTGCGACGGCAAAGCTACCCACCACTTCCAGCTCAGAACTGCTGGAAATCAGTGCTTCCAACCCTGCCCGCATCACCACCGATCGCGCCAGAATCAGCACCCGAATCAAGCTGCTTTCGCTTCCAAGTCTTTGCTGCATAGCACCACTTCTGCAACGAATGGGCGATCGCCCCGGAGAACCTCCAACAACAGCCCATCTCCTTCGCGAGAGTTTTCCAAAATATAAAACAACTCGTTTGGATGCTGAAAAGTTCTCCCCCGCACACCGATCAGAACATCCCCCATCTGGAGCCGAGCCGTTGCCGCCGGACTGCCCGCTTCCACTGCTGTAATCAGTAGCCCAA from Kovacikia minuta CCNUW1 carries:
- a CDS encoding response regulator transcription factor — translated: MQQRLGSESSLIRVLILARSVVMRAGLEALISSSSELEVVGSFAVAESLAQQMEQLQPDVVLLEWEAASDRTLPLLNPNLDGDAMIRPMDSAPDTNTPSEAFRVSASPALVALVDDWQQATVTEALRLGVRGILPADATATEIVEAIQAAAIGLTVLHPDLVAALLANLPATTAPALPVDPQQALTAREIEVLGMLAEGLGNKAIARRLSISEHTVKFHIGSIFSKLNASSRTEAVILGARQGLILL